The following is a genomic window from Geobacillus subterraneus.
CGCGATATGGACGCTGCGCCGCGGCGCAAGCTCCTGAATTTTGCGCAGAACGTTTTCGATCGCCGCGTGAGTGAAGCCGGAGATGAGAATGGCAAGCCTCCGCCCCTGATGTTCGTAAATCGCCATAAGCAACTGAAGAGCGGCGGCGATAAAGTGCGTTTTTCCAGTGCCAGGCGGCCCCCAGACGAGTGTCAACGTATGGCGGAGAAAGTGGAGAAACGCCTGGCGCTGGCTTTTCGTCAGCCCGCTTTGGCGGAGGAGCGCCTTCACCTCCTCTACATCCCAGTTGGGACGAAACGTTTTCCGATAGCGAATCGGATCGCGAATCAAGTCCAAGATGCGATGATTTTCCTGATCCAACTGTTGCAACGCCTGCAAGACGCGCCGGGTGGTAAAATCGGCATGCCGGATCGACAGCCGATACTCCTCTCCTTCCACAAGCGGGAACCGGTCGAGCCATTTGGGCAACTCGAGCTCGAGTTCAGCTGTCTTGCCATCATCTTCGATGGCGCGAATGCGGGTAAAGTACAAATTGGCCCATTGGGGCGGCTTCCATTCGCTGGAATACTTATAATCTGGAAACGCCTGTTGCGCCTTTTCCCCTTCCTCATTGCACTCCGTCAAAAGCCAGCTCGCCCTTTGATCGATCGCTTCAAGCGCCTGGCGGTTGTTCAATCGGAACCGATCGCCGCCAAGGTACGTGACATGAAGCGTCACTCCGTTCTCAAGCCGCTCCGAAAGCGGGAGCAGGCGGCTTCGGCGAATTTCCAAGTAGTTTAATAGCGCCTCGTAGCGCGCCATAAACGCCAGCTTGGACACAAGCGGATCACGGTAATCAGCCAGATCGGGAAAAGCAAATTTTTCCGGCCAGACCATAAGTGGCGAAGGATCGACGCTCTCGGCCCACGCACGGATTCCTTGAATGATGCTGTGAGCGGCCCAAAGACGCCGGCTTAGCTCCTTCTCGACCGCTTTTCGTTTTTCCTCGTCCCCCGTTTGCCAGGCGTCGTGCAGCACATCCAGTTTCATGGCGTTTGTCAAACGAAATGAAAAACGCTCACTCGCCGAGTACAGAAACGGCGAATCATTGTAGGCCGCAATATATCGCGACAAGTCTTCAAGACGGTACGCGACATGCGCCGGCAAGGCGAACAGCTGGCTCACGGCCGTTGTCAGGACAACGACAGGAAGCGGAACCATTTCGCTTGGGTGGTCGCTGGCACTTGCTAATGAGCTGCTATGAAAATAAGACAGCAACCGAACGGCTTTTTCTTGATATTCTGGATCGAACAAAAGCTCTTGAAGCAACTGTTGCACATTGTCCCATTCATAGTTGTCGACGACATACGCCTGCACGGACTTTTGCGCCCGCCACTCTCGCTCTCGGTTGTAATCGTGCACCGTATGAAGCAGGCGGTCCAGCGCATCGGCCAGCTTTCGGCCAACCTCGTCGCATTCCTCAAACGAACCGGCGATAACATGATGCATTTCTGATCCCGTTCCAAACACATCTGTTCCACCAACACGGTACAACGATGCCGCCGCAATCTTCCCCGTCAACGGATCGCGTTGCGCGGTGAGAATCAGACGGATGTCTTCCCATATCGGCATATGCGTCACCGCCTGGTCATACGGAACGACCTTTTCCTCCGCAATCGCCTCAAGCTGCGCTTCAAGCCGCCGAAGTTGGCGCGCCAGCCCGGCGTTTTGTTTCAGCACATGCCTGTTTTCTTGACGTTCAAGAAATTGGCGAAACTCACCGATCGTCTCAGGCAGCTGCCGCTCACGGATGAAGCGGGACGTGTAGTTCGATAAGTACGGAACGAGGGAAATATGCGACTGTTTCCGCGCTTTGTCGAAACAGTAATCATAGAACGGGCACCATTCACAGCGATAATCCAAATGCCAAAACAGCTCATCAAGTTGCTTCCCAGCCAGCGCCGTCAGTTCGCCAGCCAAAAACTGTTCGAGATACGGGAGCAACTGGCTGATATCCGCTGCTTGCGGCTGCTCGGTTTTGTACGTCCATACCCCCGCTTCGCGCCAATCCACATTGCCCCTAATGCCGTGCTCCTCTAAAACGGAAGACAAAATCAAGGCGTACAACGCCGTTTGCACGCGGTGGGAAAGCTTCAACACGTCTGATGATTTGATGTCGATGATGCGAAACACAAAGCCGTTTTGTCCCGGTATGCACTCAATCAAATCCGGGCGGCACGCCGCAAAATGGATGTCGTCCCGATCCAACCCGTACCGTTCGTAAAAGCGCGGCGGCGCGATCAATGTCGGCTGATACAAATATCGCTTGCTCGGCCGCTTCAACTCGCGGATCGTTTCCTCGCCATCCAAATAGCAGTGGGAAATCGGTGCGCCAGGCTCTCGCTTCCCCATCTGCACTTGGCCGGCCAAATAGGTCGTAATCACTTCCTCTTCCCACTCAACCCCTCGGCGCAGCACGCTCTGATGCACCGCGGGCCGCTCAAACAGCTCTTCCGGCACATCGAGCTCGCCGCGCCGCTCTTTCGCCAACGACTGAAAATAAAAATTCCGCTCGCACTCATGATAAAAATAGCTTGCGATTTTGGCAGGAGAAACGTAAAGCATACATCGATCCCTTTCTAAAACGTACTGGCCGATGCCCGCACTGAGATTTGTCAGTTTGTTTATCCATTGTATCATATGTTTGTACGCTTTCCTATATACACCATTCCTGCTTGTCTAACAAGAACATATGTGCTATAATGAAGGAAATTAAGATGAAAGAGGGGCCAACATGAGCGAAGAGATCCTCTTGCAACTGTTCGACCGGCTCGGTCATATCGAAAACACGTTGCATCTCCTCGTCGAAAGCCACAAACGGCTGGAAGCGGAACAACAAGAAATGCGAAAAGAGCAGCAGGAGATCCGAAGAGAACAGCAAGAAATACGGAAAGAGCAGCAGGAGATCCGAAGAGAACAACAGGAAATGCGGAAAGAGCAGCAGGAGATCCGAAGAGAACAGCAAGAAATGCGAAAAGAACAGCAGGAGATCCGAAGAGAACAACAGGAAATGCGGAAAGAGCAGCAGGAGATCCGAAGAGAACAGCAAGAAATGCGAAAAGAACAGCAGGAGATCCGAAGAGAACAGCAAGAAATGCGCAAAGAGCAGCAGGAGATCCGAAGAGAACAGCAAGAAATGCGAAAAGAACAGCAGGAGATCCGAAGAGAACAGCAAGAAATGCGAAAAGAACAGCAGGAGATCCGAAGAGAACAGCAAGAAATGCGGAAAGAACAAGAAGAATTCCGACTCATCCAGCAAGCTCTCCTTGAAGGCCAAAAGCGGTTGGAAGAAGAACAAGCCCATATCAAAGCCGGCCAAAAAGAGCTGTATGACTTGATGTCTGCCCTGCTTCACCGCCAGGATGAAACCGACGCTGCACTTGAAGCCCTCGCCATGGACGTGCATAAACTTCACGGTGAAGTCTCTTCCATCCATCAAAGGCTCGACTCCTTAGAGAAAAAGGTTGACGCCCATGTCCAATCATTCACCGACGAGCTGAACAACGCAAAGCTTGATATCGCCTTCCTCTCAAACAAAGTCATCGAACACGAACGGGACATCTATAAAATAAAACAGGTCATTTTATGAATACAGGCGGGCCGTCTAAGCCCGCCTGTTCCTCATTTCAATCCTTCTTCTACTTGTTTGATCATTTCTGATACCGATGTCAGACCGCCCCCCGACAAATACCAATAATTCGGGTCCAAGTACACAATATGGCCGTTTTGATATGCCTTCGTCTTTTTCACGAGCGCGTTTTCAATCGTTTGTTTCGCTGTCGGTTTTCCTTCGACAACGGCGTCACGGTCAATGACAAACAAGTAATCCGGATTTTGCTCGGCAATGTATTCAAACGACACGTTTTGCCCGTGCGGTGTATCCGCTTTTAAATTCGGGTCAACGGCCTGGACGCCAAGCACATCATGGATAATCCCAAAGCGTGACCCTTTTCCATATGCACTCACTTTCCCACCGGTCGTTAAAATGATCAACGCTTTTTTGTCGCCTGCTTTCGCTTTTACGGAGTCAATTTGTTTTTGGATATTCTCCAATTCTGCAGCGACTTCGTCTTTCTTATCAAAGATTTGCCCCAATAATCTCATGTTACTGGAAAAAGAATCAAGATAGTTTTTCGTATCAACAGCCATGTACACCGTCGGTGCAATTTCGCTCAACTTATCATACAGCTTGGCTTGACGTCCGGAAATAAAGATGACATCCGGCTGAATTTCACTTAATTTTTCAAAGTCCGGTTCCTGTAAACTCCCGACGTTTTCATAGCCACCGCTTTTATATTTTTCCAAATACGATGGCACGTTCATTTGCGGCAAGCCCGTCACGTTTACCCCTAAGCGATCAAGTGTATCGAGCACGCCAAAATCAAACACAACGACTTTTTCTGGATTTTTCTTCACTTTCACCTCGCCAAGTTCATGACTGACAGTGATCTCTTCGACTTGAACTGTTTTTTCCTCGTTGTTGTTATTGCTCGTATTGCCGCTTGCCTTTTCACTGTTGCCGTTTCCGCAAGCCGCTAATACAACAAGAAGCAAGGCAACAACAACCGATAACCACCGCTTTTTCATCAGCTTTTCCCCCCATTTGTATGATGATCGACATAATCAATATGTTGACAGCTTTTTCTCCTGCTTAGCCAGGGGCGCCCAATCTTGCCTAAGCAAATGCAAAAGCTGAATCAACCATAAGAATCTAGAAGGCCGGTGATGAAAGGAGCAAGTCGCTTTACTGCCTTGTTTCTCAAATGGAGAAACTTTGCGGCATCGGCTTCTCATTTCACGCGATCTAACGTCAGCTAGGAGTGATCGTTGTTTTTCACCAGCCTTGTTGAAAACCATGCACGTCATGCCGACAATGAAACGGGCGCACAGTCCGCCACGTTATGGATCACACAAGCTACATCTCGTCCGAATAAGTCTTCTAGCCATATTCGCGCCATTGCAATGACTGGTCTTAAAAATATACACAAATGCGTCTGTTCTCAATCGTTTGGATATGAACATCCATATCGTAAATGCCACGCAGTACTTGGCTGCGCATCATGGTGGATACATCGCCTTCGGAAACGACTTTTCCATCCTTTAAGGCAACGATGTAATCGGAATAACAGGAAGCGAAATTGATATCATGCATGACGATAACAATCGTCTTATCCAGCTGATCCACTAAGTTGCGCAACACTTTCATCATTTGCACCGAATGTTTCATATCTAAATTGTTTAGCGGCTCATCTAAAAAGATGTAATCCGTATCTTGCGCAAGCACCATGGCAATATACGCCCGCTGCCGCTGTCCGCCGCTCAATTCGTCGAGATAGCGGTGCTGTAGGTCATTAAGCTCCATGTAGTGAATGGCTTCGCGCACATATTCGTTATCTTGGCGCGTCAGTCGGCCGCGCGAGTACGGAAATCGGCCGAATGAAACGAGTTCCTTCACTGTCAGACGAGCGGCAATATGGTTTGACTGCTTTAAAATCGAAATCTTTTTCGCTAGTTCCTCTGTCCGATAATGGCTGATTTCTTTTCCATCGATCCATACTTCACCGCTATCTTTTGGAATGAGGCGGCTCATGATGGAAAGCAATGTGCTTTTTCCCGCTCCATTCGGACCAATCAGCGATGTCAATTGACGCCGGGGAATCGAAAGCGACACTTGATCAACGACTTTTTTTCCGCCGTATCGTTTCGATACTTCTTTTACTTCTACCATGCTTTTCGCTCCTTTAACAACAGATATAGGAAATATGCTCCACCTACCATATTGATAATGACGGACAATGTCGTCGAAAACGTGAACACCCGCTCAACTACCCATTGACCACTGACAAGAGCGATAACACCAAACAACGCCGCCCCTACGAACAAATACCGATGTTCATACGTTTGAAAAAACGCGTAAGCGACGTTCGCAACAATCAACCCGAAAAACATGACTGGTCCAACAAGCGCCGTCGATACGGAAACGAGCACGGCGATAATCATCAACATCCGCTTGACAACCGTCTCATAGGAGACGCCTAAGTTAATCGCGTGATCTTTTCCGAGTGACAATACGTCGAGCTCGGGAAGATGCCGGTATGTGTACCATATAGCAATCACAATGACAATGCCAGCCGGCCAAAGCAACTCGGTTTTCATATTGTTGAAACTAGCAAACATTCGGTCTTGGATAATCGAAAATTCATTCGGGTCAATCAAATATTGCATAAACGATGTCACACTTTGAAAAAACGTCCCCAGAATCATCCCGGCAAGCAGGATGAAATACACCGTCTGCCCTTCCCGCCGAAAGAGGAAAGAATAGAGAAGAATCGAAAAGCCAATCATGCTCCCAGCGGAAAGGAGAAAATGCACCGTATCGTTCATCATCGTCAATGTCGTCGACCCGAACAAAAACACAATCGCTGTCTGAATTAACATGTACACAGAATCAAGTCCAATAATGCTTGGCGTTAAAATCCGGTTGTTCGTTATCGTTTGAAACAAAACGGTTGAAATCGCTCCCGCCCAGCCAACGAGCACCATCGCCGTCACTTTTTCACCGCGGGAGCGTAAAATATATTCAATGTTGCCGCGCAGCTCAGTAAGCAAGAACAACGCAATAAAAGCTAAGGCCAGTACAACGAGCACTGCTGTTTTCATCCGGTTAGACATATTGCTTCGTTCTCCTTATAAGCAAATATAAAAAGATGCCGCTCCCGATCACCCCTACTGTTAAGCCGATCGGAATCTCATATGGATAAATGACAATCCGACCGA
Proteins encoded in this region:
- a CDS encoding bifunctional RecB family nuclease/DEAD/DEAH box helicase yields the protein MLYVSPAKIASYFYHECERNFYFQSLAKERRGELDVPEELFERPAVHQSVLRRGVEWEEEVITTYLAGQVQMGKREPGAPISHCYLDGEETIRELKRPSKRYLYQPTLIAPPRFYERYGLDRDDIHFAACRPDLIECIPGQNGFVFRIIDIKSSDVLKLSHRVQTALYALILSSVLEEHGIRGNVDWREAGVWTYKTEQPQAADISQLLPYLEQFLAGELTALAGKQLDELFWHLDYRCEWCPFYDYCFDKARKQSHISLVPYLSNYTSRFIRERQLPETIGEFRQFLERQENRHVLKQNAGLARQLRRLEAQLEAIAEEKVVPYDQAVTHMPIWEDIRLILTAQRDPLTGKIAAASLYRVGGTDVFGTGSEMHHVIAGSFEECDEVGRKLADALDRLLHTVHDYNREREWRAQKSVQAYVVDNYEWDNVQQLLQELLFDPEYQEKAVRLLSYFHSSSLASASDHPSEMVPLPVVVLTTAVSQLFALPAHVAYRLEDLSRYIAAYNDSPFLYSASERFSFRLTNAMKLDVLHDAWQTGDEEKRKAVEKELSRRLWAAHSIIQGIRAWAESVDPSPLMVWPEKFAFPDLADYRDPLVSKLAFMARYEALLNYLEIRRSRLLPLSERLENGVTLHVTYLGGDRFRLNNRQALEAIDQRASWLLTECNEEGEKAQQAFPDYKYSSEWKPPQWANLYFTRIRAIEDDGKTAELELELPKWLDRFPLVEGEEYRLSIRHADFTTRRVLQALQQLDQENHRILDLIRDPIRYRKTFRPNWDVEEVKALLRQSGLTKSQRQAFLHFLRHTLTLVWGPPGTGKTHFIAAALQLLMAIYEHQGRRLAILISGFTHAAIENVLRKIQELAPRRSVHIAKLGEIQTENAKGIAEVADRDLLGWFGSGGHRVLGATLYGIQRAYEKGYIEGFDVVVLDEASQVRVADSLLALRHVKKAGRLLIVGDHFQLPPIIQGTYAAGEGEPHLFDSIFRLLFDADVEKRYTRQLTDNFRMNEALCRYPADRIYGRDYTAFTRQIAEQTLALVDAPTADEWVEAAIDPDYPLVVCTYDGVYGAQENEAEARWVASVTKTLRERLLDDDGKRYHDTPDGDKAFWRRGLFIISPHRAQIRAIRRALEREGLRSPFFVDTVDKMQGQEAEAAIISYGVADPELAAMEGEFIYSLNRLNVSLTRARKKTILFLSRHLLSPSLHVLDNDEYREGVNFMLSLEHYASKHGEARTFVVDGAVLHMYRVGCRVFDQVASRSQ
- a CDS encoding siderophore ABC transporter substrate-binding protein, yielding MKKRWLSVVVALLLVVLAACGNGNSEKASGNTSNNNNEEKTVQVEEITVSHELGEVKVKKNPEKVVVFDFGVLDTLDRLGVNVTGLPQMNVPSYLEKYKSGGYENVGSLQEPDFEKLSEIQPDVIFISGRQAKLYDKLSEIAPTVYMAVDTKNYLDSFSSNMRLLGQIFDKKDEVAAELENIQKQIDSVKAKAGDKKALIILTTGGKVSAYGKGSRFGIIHDVLGVQAVDPNLKADTPHGQNVSFEYIAEQNPDYLFVIDRDAVVEGKPTAKQTIENALVKKTKAYQNGHIVYLDPNYWYLSGGGLTSVSEMIKQVEEGLK
- a CDS encoding ABC transporter ATP-binding protein; its protein translation is MVEVKEVSKRYGGKKVVDQVSLSIPRRQLTSLIGPNGAGKSTLLSIMSRLIPKDSGEVWIDGKEISHYRTEELAKKISILKQSNHIAARLTVKELVSFGRFPYSRGRLTRQDNEYVREAIHYMELNDLQHRYLDELSGGQRQRAYIAMVLAQDTDYIFLDEPLNNLDMKHSVQMMKVLRNLVDQLDKTIVIVMHDINFASCYSDYIVALKDGKVVSEGDVSTMMRSQVLRGIYDMDVHIQTIENRRICVYF
- a CDS encoding iron chelate uptake ABC transporter family permease subunit, which translates into the protein MSNRMKTAVLVVLALAFIALFLLTELRGNIEYILRSRGEKVTAMVLVGWAGAISTVLFQTITNNRILTPSIIGLDSVYMLIQTAIVFLFGSTTLTMMNDTVHFLLSAGSMIGFSILLYSFLFRREGQTVYFILLAGMILGTFFQSVTSFMQYLIDPNEFSIIQDRMFASFNNMKTELLWPAGIVIVIAIWYTYRHLPELDVLSLGKDHAINLGVSYETVVKRMLMIIAVLVSVSTALVGPVMFFGLIVANVAYAFFQTYEHRYLFVGAALFGVIALVSGQWVVERVFTFSTTLSVIINMVGGAYFLYLLLKERKAW